One part of the Mariniflexile litorale genome encodes these proteins:
- the tuf gene encoding elongation factor Tu, giving the protein MAKATFDRSKPHLNIGTIGHVDHGKTTLTAAITKVLADAGLSEAKSFDQIDNAPEEKERGITINTSHVEYSTANRHYAHVDCPGHADYVKNMVTGAAQMDGAILVVAATDGPMPQTREHILLGRQVGIPRMVVFMNKVDMVDDEELLELVDMEIRDLLSFYEYDGDNGPVIAGSALGALNGEQKWVDTVMQLMEAVDSWIEEPLREIDKPFLMPIEDVFSITGRGTVATGRIETGIAKTGDPVEIIGMGAEKLNSTITGIEMFRQILDRGEAGDNAGILLRGIEKSQISRGMVIVKPGSVTPHAKFKAEVYILKKEEGGRHTPFHNNYRPQFYVRTTDVTGNIALPDGVEMVMPGDNLTITVELIQKIAMNVGLRFAIREGGRTVGAGQVTEILD; this is encoded by the coding sequence ATGGCAAAGGCAACTTTCGATCGTTCAAAACCACACTTAAATATTGGTACAATTGGACACGTAGATCACGGTAAAACAACTTTAACTGCTGCTATTACTAAAGTATTAGCTGATGCAGGTTTATCAGAAGCGAAATCATTCGATCAGATTGATAACGCTCCAGAAGAAAAAGAAAGAGGTATTACAATTAATACTTCACACGTAGAATATTCAACAGCAAACCGTCATTACGCTCACGTTGACTGTCCAGGTCACGCGGATTACGTAAAGAACATGGTAACTGGTGCTGCTCAAATGGACGGTGCTATTTTAGTGGTAGCTGCTACAGATGGTCCAATGCCACAAACTCGTGAGCACATCTTATTAGGTCGTCAAGTAGGTATTCCTCGTATGGTTGTATTCATGAATAAAGTGGATATGGTTGATGATGAAGAGTTATTAGAATTGGTTGATATGGAAATTAGAGATTTATTATCTTTCTATGAATATGATGGAGATAATGGACCTGTAATTGCTGGTTCTGCTTTAGGCGCACTTAATGGTGAGCAAAAATGGGTAGATACAGTAATGCAATTAATGGAAGCTGTTGATTCTTGGATCGAAGAGCCATTAAGAGAAATTGATAAGCCTTTCTTAATGCCTATCGAAGATGTATTCTCTATTACTGGTCGTGGAACTGTTGCTACAGGTCGTATCGAAACTGGTATCGCTAAAACTGGAGATCCTGTAGAAATTATTGGTATGGGTGCAGAGAAATTAAACTCTACTATCACTGGTATCGAAATGTTCCGTCAAATCCTTGATAGAGGTGAGGCTGGAGATAATGCAGGTATCCTATTAAGAGGTATTGAGAAATCTCAAATCTCTAGAGGTATGGTTATTGTTAAGCCAGGTTCTGTAACACCACATGCTAAATTTAAAGCTGAGGTTTATATCTTGAAAAAAGAAGAAGGTGGTCGTCACACTCCATTCCACAACAACTACCGTCCACAGTTTTACGTTCGTACAACGGATGTAACTGGAAACATTGCGCTTCCTGATGGTGTTGAAATGGTTATGCCAGGAGACAACTTAACTATTACTGTTGAACTTATCCAAAAAATTGCAATGAATGTAGGTTTACGTTTTGCAATCCGTGAAGGTGGTCGTACAGTAGGTGCTGGTCAGGTAACTGAAATTTTAGACTAA
- the secE gene encoding preprotein translocase subunit SecE: protein MAGIVNYVKESFGELKNNVSWPTWAEAQSLTILVAVFSIIFSLLIWGIDTVFSKLIAFYFQLIS from the coding sequence ATGGCTGGAATTGTAAATTACGTAAAAGAATCGTTTGGCGAACTTAAAAATAATGTGAGCTGGCCAACTTGGGCAGAAGCACAAAGTTTAACTATTTTAGTTGCTGTTTTTTCAATTATATTTTCCTTACTAATTTGGGGAATCGATACGGTATTCAGCAAGTTAATAGCATTTTATTTTCAATTGATTAGTTAA
- the nusG gene encoding transcription termination/antitermination protein NusG has protein sequence MSEVSEKKWYVVRAVSGQENKIKTYIENEIARLGFQDYVEQVLVPTERVIQIRNGKKIHKEKVFFPGYIMIQANLSGEIPHIIRSVTNVIGFLGETKGGDPVPLRQSEVNRMLGKVDELSVEENSNVAIPFTKGETVKVIDGPFNGFDGTIEKINEEKRKLEVMVKIFGRKTPLELSYMQVEKV, from the coding sequence ATGTCTGAGGTAAGCGAAAAAAAATGGTATGTTGTTAGGGCTGTAAGTGGTCAAGAAAATAAGATTAAAACTTATATAGAGAATGAGATTGCTCGATTAGGTTTTCAAGATTATGTTGAGCAAGTATTAGTTCCAACAGAGCGTGTGATTCAAATACGTAATGGAAAAAAAATTCATAAAGAAAAAGTGTTTTTTCCAGGTTACATTATGATTCAAGCCAATTTATCGGGAGAAATTCCTCATATTATTAGATCGGTTACTAATGTAATTGGTTTTTTAGGTGAAACAAAAGGAGGAGATCCTGTGCCATTAAGACAATCTGAAGTAAACAGAATGTTAGGTAAGGTAGATGAATTATCAGTTGAAGAAAATTCAAATGTAGCCATACCATTCACTAAAGGTGAAACTGTTAAAGTTATAGATGGACCATTTAACGGATTTGATGGAACTATCGAAAAAATAAATGAAGAAAAGCGTAAGCTAGAAGTTATGGTGAAAATTTTCGGAAGAAAAACACCATTAGAACTAAGCTATATGCAGGTTGAAAAAGTATAA
- the rplK gene encoding 50S ribosomal protein L11, translating into MAKEIGKVVKLQVRGGAANPSPPVGPALGAAGVNIMEFCKQFNARTQDKPGKVLPVVITVYKDKSFDFVIKTPPAAVQLLEAAKLKSGSGEPNRKKVAKVSWDQIKTIAEDKMVDLNAFTIESAMRMIAGTARSMGITVTGNAPN; encoded by the coding sequence ATGGCAAAAGAAATTGGTAAAGTAGTTAAGTTACAAGTTCGGGGAGGTGCTGCGAATCCGTCGCCACCGGTTGGACCCGCTTTAGGTGCTGCTGGAGTTAACATTATGGAGTTCTGTAAGCAGTTTAATGCTAGAACACAAGATAAGCCAGGTAAAGTATTACCTGTGGTTATTACAGTTTACAAAGACAAATCATTCGACTTTGTAATTAAAACTCCTCCAGCTGCAGTACAATTATTAGAAGCGGCCAAGTTAAAAAGTGGTTCAGGAGAACCAAACCGAAAAAAAGTAGCTAAAGTTTCATGGGATCAAATCAAAACTATAGCAGAAGATAAAATGGTAGATTTAAATGCATTTACTATTGAATCTGCTATGAGAATGATAGCTGGTACCGCAAGGTCAATGGGTATAACCGTGACTGGAAACGCACCAAATTAA